One genomic window of Thioclava sp. GXIMD4216 includes the following:
- a CDS encoding glutamate-5-semialdehyde dehydrogenase, whose protein sequence is MKDALDAKQLIDTLGAAAREAARELAFAPAPQKTQALEAAADTVWARRAEIIAANAEDLAYGAAKGLTPAMMDRLKLDEAGIEGICKGLRTIAAQDDPVGAVITEWDRPTGLHIQRVRTPLGVIGVIYESRPNVTADAGALCLKSGNAVILRGGSESFHSSRAIHACLVEGLKAAGLPEAAIQLVPTRDRDAVAAMLQAVEYIDVIVPRGGKGLVGLVQREARVPVFAHLEGICHIYVDGSADLEKARRVVLNAKTRRTGICGAMECLLIDQGFWAKYGDVLIRDLLAKGVEVRGQGDLLATEGVVEAADDDYGREFLDMICAAKIVDGVDGAIAHIRRYGSNHTEAIIAEDPAPVARFFQRLDSAILMHNASTQFADGGEFGMGAEIGIATGKMHARGPVGAEQLTSFKYLVTGDGTIRA, encoded by the coding sequence ATGAAAGATGCGTTGGATGCAAAGCAGCTGATCGACACCCTCGGTGCCGCTGCCCGTGAGGCCGCTAGAGAGCTGGCCTTCGCACCAGCGCCTCAGAAGACCCAAGCCCTTGAAGCCGCCGCCGATACTGTCTGGGCACGCCGCGCCGAGATCATCGCGGCCAATGCCGAGGATCTGGCCTATGGCGCGGCCAAAGGTCTGACGCCGGCCATGATGGACCGCCTCAAGCTGGACGAGGCGGGGATCGAGGGGATCTGCAAGGGCCTGCGCACCATTGCCGCGCAGGACGATCCCGTGGGCGCCGTGATCACCGAATGGGACCGCCCCACAGGGTTGCATATCCAGCGCGTGCGCACGCCTCTGGGGGTGATCGGGGTCATCTATGAATCGCGCCCCAATGTGACGGCCGATGCGGGCGCGCTCTGCCTCAAATCCGGCAATGCCGTGATTTTGCGTGGCGGGTCCGAAAGCTTCCATTCTTCGCGCGCGATCCATGCCTGTCTGGTCGAGGGGCTGAAGGCCGCAGGCCTGCCCGAAGCCGCGATCCAGCTTGTGCCCACCCGCGACCGTGACGCCGTGGCCGCCATGCTGCAGGCGGTCGAGTATATCGACGTGATCGTGCCGCGCGGCGGCAAGGGGCTGGTGGGGCTGGTGCAACGCGAGGCGCGCGTGCCGGTTTTTGCGCATCTGGAGGGCATCTGCCACATCTATGTCGATGGCAGCGCCGATCTGGAGAAAGCCCGCCGTGTGGTCCTCAATGCCAAGACCCGCCGCACCGGTATCTGCGGCGCGATGGAATGTCTGCTGATCGATCAGGGTTTCTGGGCAAAATATGGCGATGTGCTGATCCGCGATCTTCTGGCCAAAGGCGTAGAAGTGCGCGGGCAGGGGGATCTTCTGGCGACCGAGGGGGTGGTGGAAGCCGCCGATGACGATTACGGGCGCGAGTTCCTTGACATGATCTGCGCCGCGAAAATCGTGGACGGGGTGGATGGCGCGATTGCCCATATCCGCCGCTACGGCTCGAACCATACCGAGGCCATCATCGCCGAGGATCCGGCCCCCGTCGCGCGCTTTTTCCAGCGGCTCGATAGCGCGATCCTGATGCATAATGCCTCGACCCAGTTTGCCGATGGTGGCGAATTCGGGATGGGGGCCGAGATCGGGATTGCCACCGGCAAGATGCATGCGCGCGGGCCTGTGGGGGCCGAACAGCTGACCTCGTTCAAATATCTTGTGACGGGCGACGGCACGATCCGCGCCTAG